In Candidatus Flexicrinis affinis, the following are encoded in one genomic region:
- a CDS encoding c-type cytochrome has protein sequence MLQFGRMLVDRIENRILVGIIAFVGIMVLVGWVAINENARMASFTRQYNARSIERGAELFAANCSTCHGTDGRGVSLRAPALNSPHLFGYDFLAQWDDEIDTLNREIAALESEKLALQDELAADGVTDRRREAIETRIAEIDAELADPERQARIEELQFERQQQVTAMVAAVDKGYDPDVPSRLVQLGWGGTRESFIQTTLIHGRPTSISYWRAPMVSWGQRSGGPLRDDQIQDIVNYILNWDKGTDWTLEDLLAVQQFPIIPGEGGGGEITAEAVGSDVDAALAALTTVVGDPVRGQALYEGSERTQRAQRLGCSGCHYGGVQGPAYDGLWERILDERLTDPALAGYTPEHYVIESILAPGAYVVSGWAAGQMPAQFGQQMSAQDVADILEFIKASDPNYVAPEQPAEEPAAEGEGDGG, from the coding sequence ATGCTTCAATTCGGACGAATGCTAGTTGACCGTATTGAGAACCGCATTCTGGTTGGGATCATCGCCTTTGTCGGCATCATGGTCCTGGTCGGATGGGTTGCGATCAACGAGAACGCGCGTATGGCCTCGTTTACCCGGCAGTACAACGCGCGGTCGATCGAGCGCGGCGCCGAGTTGTTCGCTGCCAACTGCTCGACCTGCCACGGCACCGATGGCCGCGGTGTTTCACTGCGTGCGCCGGCCCTCAACAGCCCGCACCTCTTTGGTTACGACTTTCTCGCGCAGTGGGACGATGAAATCGACACGCTCAACCGCGAGATTGCAGCACTGGAATCCGAGAAGCTCGCGCTTCAAGACGAGCTGGCGGCGGACGGCGTAACCGACCGCCGCCGCGAAGCGATCGAGACGCGTATCGCCGAGATCGACGCCGAATTGGCCGATCCGGAGCGTCAGGCTCGCATCGAGGAGCTTCAGTTCGAGCGGCAGCAGCAGGTCACCGCGATGGTCGCGGCCGTCGACAAGGGCTACGACCCCGACGTGCCGTCGCGCCTCGTTCAGCTCGGTTGGGGTGGCACGCGTGAGAGCTTCATCCAGACGACGCTGATCCACGGTCGGCCGACCAGCATCAGCTACTGGCGCGCTCCGATGGTGTCGTGGGGCCAGCGCTCCGGCGGGCCGCTGCGCGACGACCAGATTCAGGACATCGTCAATTACATCCTGAATTGGGACAAGGGCACCGACTGGACGCTTGAGGATCTCCTTGCGGTTCAGCAGTTCCCGATCATCCCCGGTGAAGGCGGCGGTGGCGAGATCACCGCAGAAGCTGTCGGCAGCGATGTCGACGCGGCGCTCGCGGCGTTGACGACCGTCGTCGGCGATCCCGTCCGCGGTCAGGCGCTGTACGAAGGCTCGGAGCGCACGCAGCGCGCGCAGCGTCTTGGCTGTTCAGGCTGCCATTACGGCGGCGTGCAAGGCCCGGCGTATGATGGTCTGTGGGAGCGTATCCTCGATGAACGCCTGACCGACCCTGCCTTGGCGGGCTACACGCCCGAGCACTACGTGATCGAGAGCATCCTGGCTCCCGGCGCTTACGTTGTCTCGGGCTGGGCGGCAGGCCAAATGCCGGCTCAGTTCGGTCAACAAATGAGCGCACAGGACGTAGCCGACATCCTCGAATTCATTAAGGCGAGCGATCCGAACTACGTCGCGCCGGAACAGCCGGCCGAGGAACCCGCCGCCGAAGGTGAAGGCGACGGCGGCTAA